Below is a window of Haloterrigena alkaliphila DNA.
GACGCTACACGTGAGCGACGCGAAGGAAATCGTCGAATACCTCCGCCGGTTCGAATACGCGTCGATCGAGCACGTCGCCTGGGTGCTCCTGACCGAGACCGGCATGCGAATGGGTGCGGCCCGCACCCTCGACGTCGGAGACTACCGACCGGACGCCGACAAGCCGCACCTAGATGTCGTCCACCGGCCGGAGACTGACACTCCCATCAAGAACGGGCCGAGGGGCGAGCGCCGAGTCGGCATCTCTGACGACGTCTGTGCGGTCGTCGACGACTACCTCGAGCACCAGCGGCCGGTCGTAACGGACGACTACGGCCGAGAGCCGTTGCTCGCGACGGTTCAAGGCCGCATAGCCAAGTCGACGATACGGCGGTACGTCTACAAACGGTCTCGACCGTGTACCATCGGTCGGGAGTGCCCGCACGACCGAGATCCGGACGAGTGCGAAGCGGCCGTGGACCCTGATCACGCGTCCGGCTGTCCCTCGAGCGTGACGCCCCATCCGATCCGACGAGGGTACATCACCTATCTGTTGCAGGCCGGTGTGCCGGTCGACGTGATCAGCGACCGGTGTAACGTCTCGCCGAAGGTCATCGAACTGCACTATGACGTCAGATCGGAGGAGGATAAGATGAGACAGCGCCGGGAGGTGCTCGACGAGATTTTACGCGACGGTTCGGGCGACCGCTGACCGATTCGTCGATCGATCCGTATCTGATCCGTATCCGATCGGTTCTCACTCGTCGGTCGACCGCTCAGGTTAGTACTCGCACGTCGCCTCGAAGGGACACGACTCGCAGTTCGGATCCCTCGCCGTGCAGACCGCCGCGCCGAAGTCGATGAGCGCGTGGAGGAAATCGTCGCACCGACCTGCGGGCGCCAATCGATCCGAGAGATCCCACATTTCGGACGATTCGGGTTCCGCCGATTCGCTCCCGAAAACCCGGGCCAGTACGCGCTCCACGTTCGTGTCCACCGCCGAGGCGTCCCGTCCGTACGCGTGGGCCAGCACCGAGGCGGCGGTGTACTCGCCAACTCCGTGCAAATTGAGGAGTTCCGATCGCGAGTCGGGCACGCGACCGTCGTGACGCGCGAGGAGTTGGGCGGAAGCGCGCCTGAAGTACGCCGTCCGTTTTCGCAGCCCCAGCGGCTCGATCGCCTTGGCGACGTCTTCCTCCGGAGCAGCGAGGAGGGTGCCGGCCGTCGGATATTGCTCTACGAATTCGCCGTAAACGCCGCGGACCTGCTCCGCCGACGTCTGCTGGAGCATGAGCTCGGCGACGAAAATTTCGAACGGCGAGGCGCTCGGATCGCGCCAGGGTAAGTCGTGTCGTCCGTTTTCGGCGTACCACTCGAGCAGAACATCTACGAACTCGCCGCCTTCATCGGCCATACCGCACCTTGCCAGCCTTTTCGTACTTAGAGTCTCGTGGCGATCTCAGCAAGGCGATCCTCCGTACCGCGAATTCGGGCGATCCATTCGACGTACCGGCTGACGACAGCCCGTTCAAAGATATGGACCTAGCTGATTACAGCGAAGAATGGTTTTTTCGAGGAAAGCATTTTCTGCCTGTGGCCCCAACCGACGAATCATGACCAATGACGACCCCGTCGGCTGGGAGGGCGACGTGAACGAGTCGGTCGTCGAAGAGTGGCTCGAATCCACGACGAAATTCGAGCGGGTCCGCGGGGTGTTGCGTTCCACGACGACGCCGCAGTACGCGAAGGAGATAGCAAATCGGGCTCGCGTGAGCGAACCGACCGCCCGAAAGCACCTCGAGACGCTCGCGGAGACGGGATTCGCCGAGACGGTCGCCACGGGTCGCGGGAAACGGTACAAGCGCTCCCGCCAGGCGGTCGCGATGCAGCGGGTCAGCGACATCCATCGGGAGCTCTCCCGGGAAGAACTGACGGCGGGAATCAAGGACCTCCGGGCGCAGATCCGCGAGTTCCGGGACGAGTTCGACGCCTCGGACCCCGGCGACCTCGCGTTCCAGCTCGAATCCGACGCGAACGAGGGGTGGGAGGCCGTCTCGGAGTGGCGGGCGGCGGAGAACGACCTCGAGGTCGCGAAAGCGGCGCTCGCCCTGTACGACTTCGATCCGGACGCGGGTTCCGGAGAGGAGGGCGGGAGCGATTCGACCCAGCGCGGCTCGTTCGCCGACGAAACGCTGGACGCGTCGGCCTGATCGCATGGGTAGCATTCGAGGCGAGGAGCTGGCCGGCGACGTGGGCGCGCCGGACGTCGGCGGCATGGAGATCGTCCGCGACGTGTTTCTCCGCGGGGACCCGCTCGTCACCGAGGTCGAATTCGATTCCGTACTGAGCCCGCGCGAGATCCGACTGACGTTGGACGACGGGATCGGCGACGCGGATAGCGCCCGGATCGACGTCACTTGGTACACGTCGGGCGCGTACTCGTTCCATGACACGGATTCGGAGGACGCGAACTGGCGGTTCGACCGCCACCCGAATCCGCACTCCCCCGAGAAGCACTTTCACGCGCCGCCCGATGCGAGAGCGCACGATGCGGAACCGTCCTGCATCACCGTCGAAGAGCCGCGGCTGGTGGCGCTGGCCGTTTTAAAACTCTGGCGACGGGCGTACGAGACGGAATCGTTGGCTCATCTTAACACGGCTGAGAATCCGCCATGAGTGCGAATCTTGGGGCTCTATCGAAATCCTCGGAGAAATATGTGCTTTCTACCCTCTGTGATATGTACAGGTAAAGCAGATAACAAAGCGACAATTAACCTCTTTGGCACCTGTCAAAAACCGCGTGCTGAATACAGAGGATGAAGACAGTATTATCCAGTCGAGAAAAGTAGAATGAACATCACCAGACGACAGCATCTACTAGTAGATATTAGTACTTAATCAAAAAACATATTAACCCCGTCCTCCTAGTTAGTGGTGAGCCGGTTCCGAAATGGAACTGGACGACGAATGGTGGTCCCAAAATGGGGCTTCCTTTTTCGTTTACAACACCCTTTAGTGGAACTTCTCTAAAGCCTCACTTGGTGTGAGTATAATGTCATCTGAATTATTGTATTCCTCAAACTTTTCGTACTTGTGAGTGTCAGATTCATCAAGACACACAATATAATCTTCAGGTTCAACTACGTCACCATCTTCGGTCTCGGAAAAGAATTTCATACATCCAGATTCTTCATAAACATATTCTGCGATAGTGTGATATATTTCATAATTAGTCAATTCATCTCTGCTAATTCCACCACGGTCAATAAACACAATTGGATGAGGATAGTGTTTTGAGCGATTGATATTCCGTCTCGCTAAAGGAACCAAGTCGCTGACTTCTTCGGGAGTGTGGAAACCTTTCGTATTCACGTAAGCAGTGTCATCTGGTGTAGCCGAAATTAGTGTATCACGAATCTCAGATGCAGTCCATTTTTCTACGTTCTCTTTTACATAATCCATAGTCAAATCAGCTAGCGATAGAAGTGGGTAGGTTGCGTCGCCCTGAGGAATTACATGCAATTCGTCAGAGATTATCCCCGTACGTCTCCAAGGGAGGTTGTCCTTTCCCTCAAAATCATCTAAGAGTACATTATCAGTTCCCCACGGTGCGTCCCGATATTCATCAAGATAATCCCAGACAGCGATAAGATGATAATAATTTGTAAGTTCACCATGAAGATCATCACGCGAAATTTGCTCACGGGGACCATTGTCGTCTTGATAGGCCACCACCATTTGATTGGTTATATTCGTAACAGTAACGTGAATATTTGCAATATTATCTATTTTCAATAAATCTTCTACTACATCAGAAATAATCCCATCATAGTCCCATTCTGAAGCCATCTCACGAACTTCGTGGCTTTTCAGAACAGGCCTTTTTGGTGAAGAATCATATTCCTTAGCTTTCTCCTCTATGATGCTCCGGTACCTAGTATTGAATTGGTCTCGGTCATCAACGGCAATAGCTATTGCAATCTCACTCTTGTTCTGAAAACCACCTTCAGAGTAGGTATGGAATGTTGCATCAGAACCGACCCACGCTTCACCTGCTGTAGTCCTATCTTCAGGTGTAGTTTCAGATTCTTCTTCACTCCCCTCAATATCTTCGTCAGAACTCATCTTATTACCGAATTGAATGGCAGCAGTAAATAGGTTTAGGATAAATAAATCCCCGGAGTGAAATCACGCACCCGATGCCGCAGCTAGAAACCTAACCGATAGATATTATATGGTAATGGTCTTCGATGTCCTCGTAATAGGTGTGGAGATAGGAGTCAATTGGCCCGCCTATTGAGCCTTTCTCGACCGAATCATCACCGCATATACTTCACGAATTAGCTGTTTGCGTTTGCTTCCACCTCGTGCTGAATATGCGCTGTGTATCTTGTAAGAGTGCTATCAACCTACCAACCCTCTGTCAGACTCGGCGTGCTGTATCCAGAGTGTGGCTCGATAGGCATTTATAAATCCTTATGGTTTATCCATGTTCAATATTATCTGGACATAATGCGTGCAATTACGCCGAGAGCAGAGGCCTACTTTGAGGAACTCTTCCAAGATTATCTGCGAATCTTGGAAGAGGACCACGACGTAACCACGGCAAAGGAGTATCTTGAATTTGTAGGAGCAACTTCGCGGCTTAAGGACCCACAATCGATTTTCGAGTATCTCGAAGCCCAGGAGATCGGCATAGATGCCTTCCTTGAATGCCCACCGCTGCTGGATCAGGACATAGCCTATGCTTCATTGAATCCTGGAATGAAAGGGACGATCCGTCGAGAAGAGTTCATATCTGGACAATATGGGAGGATTAGAGAGGCCGAAGGCGATATTGAAGAGATTGCATGGAGATGGTCGAGGGAATTCCACAGGTATCTCACTCATTCATCTAATCCGGGCCCTCAAGCCATCGTAGAGTCGCTCCGCGATTCCCTCGACGTTCTCCCATCTGAGGAAGAGGTCTTGTATGAGGACTACGTAAGCGTAGATTCCCGAACTGATCTGCCGGATTCCTACTATGGTGACGTCTATCACACTCAGTTCTTCAGACTACCATCTCCTGACGGCTCGATTCTTGAGAATGTCGACCGAGATTACTGGCGAGCACGGTTCGCCGACGAGTTGAAGATGGTCAATCCGAGCCTTTTCATCGCGGGCTGCAAAGATGCTTGGCTAGCGGTCATAGATCACATCGTTGGTGACCCGGCCGAAGAGATAATCCCCCACCGAGATTCGAAAGTTACGAGAAAGTATGGGAACCGCACAGATGATACTGCTGTTTACGGAGTATTTGAAGTTCCAAAGCAGGATTTGTGGGTAGTCACCAGCTATCAGGAGTCTCGATATTCATTTCTAAAACCAAGCCTCCTCCGGGAGAATCTCGAATACGTGAATAGCCAGATCCATATATAATAACGTGCATAGATAATCGAAAAGAAGACTCATCTCAGCAGTTACTCAAGTCGCTTTTTGATTTCCTTCTACTCCTTGATGTACTGTTCAATCATTCTGTCTTGTTCCTCTGGCAGATATGCGTCCTGTATTCAATACAACTCGACGAACATTACAGAAAAATGATGAAAAATTCAGCGGTCAATCCACATCTGTATGAGCGTCCGTTCTCTCCTAAAGAGATCTAAAGAGGATGAGTTCACTGGAAAATACGGGTAATTCGGCCGTCTCAGATATTACCCAGGAATTCCCTTCGCTGTTCCATTTTCTCTTTCTCGGTCCGCTGATCGTAGTGCTGCTCGAGCACGTCCGGGCTCACATTCGCCCGCTGGCTCACGGCCGTCTCGGGTACGTCGTTGGCCAAGTAGTGCGTGATCGCGCCGCGACGAAACGGGTGCGGGCTCACGCTCGAGGGGCACTTGCTAGCTTTGTCGATCGGCACGTAGTCGCAGGTCTCGGGATCCATTCCGTGCGGACAGTCGAGACCGATCTCGCAGGGCCGCGAGTACTCGTAACAGTAGCGCCGAATCG
It encodes the following:
- a CDS encoding winged helix-turn-helix domain-containing protein, translating into MTNDDPVGWEGDVNESVVEEWLESTTKFERVRGVLRSTTTPQYAKEIANRARVSEPTARKHLETLAETGFAETVATGRGKRYKRSRQAVAMQRVSDIHRELSREELTAGIKDLRAQIREFRDEFDASDPGDLAFQLESDANEGWEAVSEWRAAENDLEVAKAALALYDFDPDAGSGEEGGSDSTQRGSFADETLDASA
- a CDS encoding tyrosine-type recombinase/integrase gives rise to the protein MSRTNRVPEIADETDTEKLLRQLQQATEATLEPTEPEEALELYVEDKARECRKSTVASHRSRLGFFVDWCAEQGIDNLNNLSARDLHEYRVWRREDLSVNTEKTQMDTLRVFVEWCETIDAVPSGLFKKIKSPSIPDEEAARETTLHVSDAKEIVEYLRRFEYASIEHVAWVLLTETGMRMGAARTLDVGDYRPDADKPHLDVVHRPETDTPIKNGPRGERRVGISDDVCAVVDDYLEHQRPVVTDDYGREPLLATVQGRIAKSTIRRYVYKRSRPCTIGRECPHDRDPDECEAAVDPDHASGCPSSVTPHPIRRGYITYLLQAGVPVDVISDRCNVSPKVIELHYDVRSEEDKMRQRREVLDEILRDGSGDR